In the Anguilla anguilla isolate fAngAng1 chromosome 7, fAngAng1.pri, whole genome shotgun sequence genome, one interval contains:
- the pex26 gene encoding peroxisome assembly protein 26, producing MRSSSSTSLAPVRSLGSVRLNSPSFCSSSAQTIVLLDAAAEQLMVRRDFRAAVETCERGLDGLGNLGEQGENSFRYGELKAALCVVGIQALAELNQWSGVLTWVLRQYGRPEKIPAKIVQMCILLYAKVGEPAAMEEVGCDWLKCHANRSTPAFGTVAELYLIHILLPLGRLVEARELVLGEVGGTAFTEDQRQTALEIVESQEGQGQGRLSLCSHPPASPIQGTELSTNAGVAGAASRRLEVLLRLVYRGLSVAKKGLWSLLFQRALLAAFLLYLILVRLDPALPPSFPWISRLLRILRQMWDTMFAPYYQASSMS from the exons ATGAGGAGCAGTTCATCCACATCCTTGGCGCCTGTGCGCAGTTTGGGCTCCGTTCGTCTAAATAGTCCTTCGTTTTGTTCAAGTTCGGCACAAACAATTGTGTTATTAGATGCTGCTGCCGAACAGTTAATGGTACGTAGAGATTTCCGTGCGGCTGTCGAGACGTGCGAGAGAGGTTTGGACGGCCTTGGCAACCTCGGTGAACAAGGAGAAAACAG TTTCAGGTATGGAGAGCTGAAAGCAGCTCTGTGCGTGGTTGGGATCCAAGCATTGGCCGAGCTCAACCAGTGGAGCGGCGTACTCACATGGGTACTTCGGCAATATGGTAGGCCTGAGAAGATACCAGCCAAAATTGTACAGATGTG CATACTCCTATATGCCAAAGTGGGTGAACCAGCTGCAATGGAGGAggtgggctgtgattggctgaagtgCCATGCCAACAGGAGCACACCGGCCTTTGGGACTGTTGCAGAGCTGTACCTCATACACATACTTTTGCCCCTGGGTCGACTGGTAGAAGCACGTGAGCTGGTGCTGGGAGAGGTGGGAGGTACTGCATTTACTGAGGACCAGAGGCAAACAGCACTGGAAATTGTGGAGAGTCAGGAGGGTCAGGGCCAGGGAAGGCTGAGTCTCTGTTCCCATCCCCCTGCCAGTCCAATCCAGGGCACTGAGCTCAGCACTAACGCAG GTGTCGCAGGTGCTGCTAGTCGGAGGCTGGAAGTCTTGTTGAGGCTGGTGTACAGAGGGCTTTCAGTGGCTAAGAAAGGCTTGTGGTCGTTACTTTTCCAGAGGGCCTTGCTGGCTGCCTTCCTACTCTATCTGATTCTAGTCCGACTGGACCCAG CTCTGCCTCCATCCTTCCCCTGGATCTCACGCTTGCTGCGAATTCTCCGACAGATGTGGGATACTATGTTTGCCCCATACTACCAAGCTAGCTCCATGAGCTAA